The Xanthomonas indica genome has a segment encoding these proteins:
- a CDS encoding discoidin domain-containing protein, which translates to MTAPVQAQDGRLPPRAQWQASSSSKQVKAQAIGYLIDGDASTRTAGAFSPGHWFQIDLGRAAQVGGVRLQWDTSNPEGFLLQTSRDGQRWDTVYTMTDSLGGIETVFFAPHLARYLRLAAPERSADWGVSIYEMQPLGADAAQLRGVSAADAAALWQGGTAVAMPGKGMQARQLDIAFPRAFDSAGMIVEFAGAHGAAQLQAQDAAGRWRTLADDPQAGDSDSAYLAGTAPLPVRALRLRVDAAPGGVAPTLARLRLLGPKAVMTPMKRYQVAAQRGATRALFPASLHMQQTYWTAVGIHAGRQKSIFDEYGNLEAWKGAPLVQPLWRDASGTAAGADGHALAHALRDGWKPMPSVRWSPQPGLELRSETFAIERDGQPVTLLRHRLRNTGTAPVSGTLSLLVRPMQMNPPWQNGGLSPIHAIAVDGGTVQVNGRVLLTSLSAPSAGGAEAFGANGATEITRHVAAGTLPTQRQAHDADGLAAAMLTYTVRLAPGAQQDVVLAFPLGTASADAQGRLPPAPPLDRDALLAAGRGDAGRSFEALAEQVSADWQQRLGNVGLRLPDASLVDMLRAQAAYMLINQTGPAMQPGPRNYNRSFIRDGMATSAILLRMGQAQVARDYLQWYSDHAVHPNGLVSPILNDDGSVNDGFGSDLEYDSQGEYIALVADVARLDGGPESVRAYLPKVKLAMQFLQTSRERTLVPGYMAEQPAPERFRGILAPSISHEGYSSPTHSYWDDYWALKGWHDGAWLAESLGDAATAAWAREQYAALRTSLAASIRATMAWKGADYIPAAADLGDGDPTSVSIALDPTGQQDLLPEAALRTTFARYLEDVRKRKQPNALWAYTPYEMRNVLTYVHLDQPQVADELLQDLLRDRRPFEWQVLAEVVQSRLRFPRYLGDMPHTWIGAEYARTLFGMLMHEGDDALVLLPGVPPAWLADDGLAVQRLPTAYGTLGLRARQRDGRLRVELDSGLRSGTAVRVVWPTRTRPAQVRVDGRRIAQYDAGGVTLSTPFRTLEARW; encoded by the coding sequence ATGACGGCCCCGGTGCAGGCGCAGGACGGCCGCCTGCCGCCGCGTGCGCAATGGCAGGCGTCCAGTTCCTCCAAGCAGGTCAAGGCGCAGGCGATCGGCTATCTGATCGACGGCGACGCCAGCACCCGCACTGCCGGCGCCTTCAGTCCCGGCCACTGGTTCCAGATCGATCTGGGCCGCGCCGCGCAGGTCGGCGGCGTGCGCCTGCAGTGGGACACCTCCAATCCGGAGGGCTTTCTGCTGCAGACCTCGCGCGATGGCCAGCGCTGGGACACGGTCTACACCATGACCGATTCGCTGGGCGGCATCGAGACCGTCTTCTTCGCCCCGCACCTGGCCCGCTACCTGCGCCTGGCCGCGCCCGAACGCAGCGCCGACTGGGGCGTGTCGATCTACGAGATGCAGCCGCTGGGCGCCGACGCGGCGCAGTTGCGTGGCGTGTCCGCGGCCGACGCCGCGGCGCTGTGGCAGGGTGGTACTGCGGTGGCGATGCCGGGCAAGGGCATGCAGGCGCGGCAACTGGACATCGCCTTCCCGCGCGCGTTCGACAGCGCCGGCATGATCGTCGAGTTCGCCGGCGCGCATGGCGCGGCGCAATTGCAGGCGCAGGATGCCGCAGGCCGCTGGCGGACGCTGGCCGACGACCCGCAGGCCGGCGACAGCGACAGCGCCTACCTGGCCGGCACGGCGCCGCTGCCGGTGCGCGCGCTGCGCCTGCGCGTCGACGCTGCGCCCGGTGGCGTCGCGCCGACCCTGGCGCGCCTGCGTCTGCTCGGGCCGAAGGCGGTGATGACGCCGATGAAGCGCTACCAGGTCGCCGCGCAGCGCGGCGCCACGCGCGCGCTGTTCCCGGCCTCGCTGCACATGCAGCAGACCTACTGGACCGCGGTCGGCATCCACGCCGGCCGGCAGAAATCGATCTTCGACGAATACGGCAACCTGGAAGCGTGGAAGGGCGCGCCGCTGGTGCAGCCGCTGTGGCGAGACGCCTCCGGCACCGCCGCCGGCGCCGACGGCCATGCGCTGGCCCACGCCCTGCGCGACGGCTGGAAGCCGATGCCGTCGGTGCGCTGGTCGCCGCAGCCGGGGCTGGAACTGCGCAGCGAGACCTTCGCGATCGAACGCGACGGCCAGCCGGTGACGCTGCTGCGCCATCGCCTGCGCAACACCGGTACCGCCCCGGTCAGCGGCACCCTGTCGCTGCTGGTGCGGCCGATGCAGATGAATCCGCCGTGGCAGAACGGCGGCCTGTCGCCGATCCACGCGATTGCCGTCGACGGCGGCACCGTGCAGGTCAACGGCCGCGTGCTGTTGACCTCGCTGAGCGCGCCCAGCGCCGGCGGGGCCGAGGCGTTCGGCGCGAACGGCGCCACCGAGATCACCCGCCATGTCGCCGCCGGCACGCTGCCGACGCAGCGCCAGGCGCACGACGCCGACGGCCTGGCCGCGGCGATGCTGACCTACACCGTGCGCCTGGCGCCGGGCGCGCAGCAGGACGTGGTGCTGGCGTTCCCGCTGGGGACCGCCAGCGCCGACGCCCAGGGTCGCCTGCCGCCGGCGCCGCCGCTGGACCGCGATGCCTTGCTCGCCGCCGGCCGCGGCGATGCGGGCCGCAGCTTCGAGGCGCTGGCCGAGCAGGTCTCCGCGGATTGGCAGCAGCGCCTGGGCAATGTCGGCCTGCGTCTGCCCGACGCCAGCCTGGTGGACATGCTGCGCGCGCAGGCCGCGTACATGCTGATCAACCAGACCGGCCCGGCGATGCAGCCGGGGCCGCGCAACTACAACCGCTCCTTCATCCGCGACGGCATGGCCACCTCGGCGATCCTGCTGCGCATGGGCCAGGCGCAGGTCGCGCGCGACTACCTGCAGTGGTACAGCGACCACGCGGTGCACCCGAACGGGTTGGTCTCGCCGATCCTCAACGACGACGGCAGCGTCAACGACGGTTTCGGCTCGGACCTGGAGTACGACAGCCAGGGCGAGTACATCGCCCTGGTCGCCGACGTGGCGCGGCTGGACGGCGGCCCGGAGAGCGTGCGCGCCTACTTGCCCAAGGTGAAGCTGGCGATGCAGTTCCTGCAGACGTCGCGCGAGCGCACCCTGGTGCCCGGCTACATGGCCGAGCAGCCGGCGCCGGAACGCTTCCGCGGCATCCTCGCCCCGTCGATCAGCCACGAAGGCTATTCAAGTCCCACCCACAGCTACTGGGACGACTACTGGGCGTTGAAGGGCTGGCACGACGGTGCCTGGTTGGCCGAATCGCTGGGCGATGCCGCCACCGCGGCCTGGGCGCGCGAACAGTACGCCGCGCTGCGCACCTCGCTGGCCGCCTCGATCCGCGCCACCATGGCGTGGAAGGGCGCGGACTACATTCCGGCCGCGGCCGACCTGGGCGACGGCGATCCGACCAGCGTCTCCATCGCGCTGGATCCCACCGGCCAGCAGGACCTGCTGCCGGAGGCCGCGCTGCGCACCACCTTCGCCCGTTACCTGGAAGACGTGCGCAAGCGCAAGCAGCCCAACGCGCTGTGGGCCTACACCCCGTACGAGATGCGCAACGTGCTGACCTACGTGCATCTGGACCAGCCGCAGGTGGCCGACGAACTGCTGCAGGACCTGCTGCGCGACCGCCGCCCGTTCGAATGGCAGGTGCTGGCCGAGGTGGTGCAGTCGCGACTGCGCTTCCCGCGCTACCTGGGCGACATGCCGCATACCTGGATCGGTGCCGAGTACGCGCGCACCCTGTTCGGCATGCTCATGCACGAGGGCGACGACGCGCTGGTGCTGCTGCCCGGCGTGCCGCCGGCCTGGTTGGCCGACGACGGCCTGGCCGTACAGCGCCTGCCCACCGCCTACGGCACCCTCGGCCTGCGCGCGCGCCAGCGCGACGGGCGGCTGCGCGTCGAACTCGACAGCGGCCTGCGCTCCGGCACCGCCGTGCGCGTGGTCTGGCCGACGCGCACGCGGCCGGCCCAGGTGCGCGTGGACGGCCGCCGGATCGCGCAGTACGACGCCGGCGGCGTGACCCTGTCCACCCCGTTCCGGACCCTGGAGGCACGCTGGTGA
- a CDS encoding LacI family DNA-binding transcriptional regulator has protein sequence MSPPPVPAPDPRANITIKDVARLANVSVATVSRTMNGHQHVAETVRARVLEAARTLHYVPHHAARSLSSRRTHTIGVVLPDLHGEFFSELIRGIDTVARERGLHLLVSSYHGEPEQQRLAVRRMPGRVDGLLIMSPSLASDAEDPADMLPGTLPAVLMNCAEPLGQAQVLNVDNYGGARAMTRHLLDVGHRRIAFIAGPDDNFDARERLRGYRDELRERCPQVAPLVLPGAFDEASGYRAGEALLQGQRPDVVFAANDMMALGCLFAFTHAGLRVPEDIALAGFDDVPMARYVHPALTTMRVDIAGFGARAMQLLLAALEPHAASAAAAASAGAIAPQLIVRASSAQRGTAMD, from the coding sequence GTGAGCCCGCCCCCCGTCCCGGCGCCGGATCCGCGCGCCAACATCACCATCAAGGACGTGGCGCGGCTGGCCAACGTCTCGGTGGCCACCGTCTCGCGCACCATGAACGGTCACCAGCACGTGGCCGAAACCGTCCGCGCCCGCGTGCTGGAAGCCGCGCGGACCCTGCACTACGTGCCGCACCACGCCGCGCGCAGCCTGAGCAGCCGCCGCACCCACACCATCGGCGTGGTGCTGCCGGACCTGCACGGCGAGTTCTTCTCCGAACTGATCCGCGGCATCGACACGGTGGCGCGCGAGCGCGGCCTGCACCTGCTGGTGTCCAGCTACCACGGTGAACCGGAGCAGCAGCGGCTGGCGGTGCGGCGCATGCCCGGGCGTGTCGACGGCTTGCTGATCATGTCGCCGTCCCTGGCCAGCGATGCCGAGGACCCGGCCGACATGCTCCCCGGCACGCTGCCGGCGGTGCTGATGAACTGCGCCGAGCCCTTGGGCCAGGCGCAGGTGCTCAATGTCGACAACTACGGCGGCGCGCGGGCGATGACCCGCCACCTGCTGGACGTGGGCCATCGCCGCATCGCCTTCATCGCCGGGCCGGACGACAACTTCGACGCGCGCGAGCGCCTGCGCGGCTACCGCGACGAACTGCGCGAGCGCTGCCCGCAGGTGGCGCCGCTGGTGCTGCCCGGCGCCTTCGACGAGGCCTCCGGCTACCGCGCCGGCGAAGCCCTGCTGCAGGGCCAGCGTCCGGACGTGGTGTTCGCCGCCAACGACATGATGGCGCTGGGCTGCCTGTTCGCCTTCACCCATGCCGGGCTGCGCGTGCCCGAGGACATCGCCCTGGCCGGCTTCGACGACGTGCCGATGGCACGTTACGTGCATCCGGCCCTGACGACCATGCGCGTGGACATTGCCGGCTTCGGCGCCCGCGCCATGCAGTTGCTGCTCGCCGCGCTGGAGCCGCACGCCGCTTCGGCGGCGGCGGCAGCGTCGGCCGGCGCGATCGCCCCGCAACTCATCGTTCGTGCTTCCAGTGCCCAGCGAGGGACCGCCATGGACTGA
- a CDS encoding TonB-dependent receptor codes for MKKSRSASNLPARSLLCCALATCLFATMPAMAQSSSATLRGQVAAAQAGTEVTVTNIATGSVRRAPVAANGNYTVVGLPPGTYKVEANGVTKTVTLQVASSSTVDLDAGTTAAGGNATTLDTVTVSAPLLKDVKTSEVGNVVSLHQIQQLPQATRNFLEFADTVPGMVFQIDGNGNTKLRGGASNASAGNLYIDGVGQKSYVKGGGIAGQSDTQGNPFPQLAIGEYKVITSNYKAEYGQISGAAITAATKSGTNEFHGEAFYRYTDQDLRDKRPDEANGKIDSQTKEYGFALGGPIIQDRMHFFVAYEGKENVVPKSVQADNTAQPYVGLLPSNLSSQFGAANMPFTEDLYFGKIDFEPTDRDRIELSGQYRDETQTGNVGGTSTPEHGTDKINKDKRANIRWQHSADNWFNELIVGTEDSENNPNPKSIGNGIVYKYLAPRAGSTDVDEYTFLETGSAGGLNVQRKSQKGWFLQNDLTFTSFQWHGEHTIKMGVSYKDIKLTSQDAAALNPQFSYAVNSSGVAATPYRVDYVAPYNTPGQKATVESPSKQYGIYIQDDWAATDKLMINVGVRWDYEDSPAYTDFVTSQAFVNALYSDDPANPGQPWANRLLPSGINAADYISTGRNRKNFKDGWAPRLGFSYDFFGDESAVLHGGAGRSYDRNLFEQLALETSKAALSPVAVYFQNPATGQCYRSDRVCTAWDPRYLNGVDQLNTIPGVSGSAELFMFNNHLKTPYSDQYSIGITNQVGDWQTDVTFQRILSYDGFAMSLINRYPNGAYFQNGSAPWGEPVPGYQNTIIGMNGLEQRSSQVLLSADKPYTKESGWGLTLSYTHTSARQNRNIDEPYAFDKATIHDYPFVKSDAVSAHRFVASGSIDGPWGLTFGAKVVLATPEPINTIACYGHTDADGATCQQVAAVPPGSGKFLVGGKIWGYRTVDFQATKDFTVYNDFKLTARVNLLNAFNFKNYASYSYNDFGSDGRFDPNITINKTGDIMYVPRTVTFEIGAKF; via the coding sequence ATGAAGAAATCGCGTTCCGCCTCCAACCTGCCCGCACGCAGCCTGCTGTGCTGCGCGCTGGCCACCTGCCTGTTCGCCACGATGCCGGCGATGGCGCAGTCCAGCAGCGCCACCCTGCGCGGCCAAGTCGCCGCCGCCCAGGCCGGCACCGAGGTCACCGTCACCAACATCGCCACCGGCTCGGTGCGCCGCGCGCCCGTCGCCGCCAACGGCAACTACACCGTGGTCGGCCTGCCGCCGGGCACCTACAAGGTCGAGGCCAACGGCGTCACCAAGACCGTGACCCTGCAGGTGGCGTCCTCGTCCACCGTCGATCTCGATGCCGGGACCACGGCCGCCGGCGGCAACGCGACCACGCTGGACACCGTCACCGTCAGCGCGCCGTTGCTGAAGGACGTCAAGACCTCGGAAGTGGGCAACGTGGTGTCGCTGCACCAGATCCAGCAGCTGCCGCAGGCCACCCGCAACTTCCTGGAGTTCGCCGACACCGTGCCGGGCATGGTGTTCCAGATCGACGGCAACGGAAACACCAAGCTGCGCGGCGGTGCATCCAACGCCAGCGCCGGCAACCTGTACATCGACGGCGTCGGCCAGAAGAGCTACGTCAAGGGCGGCGGCATCGCCGGCCAGAGCGACACCCAGGGCAACCCGTTCCCGCAGCTGGCGATCGGCGAGTACAAGGTCATTACCTCCAACTACAAGGCGGAGTACGGCCAGATCAGCGGCGCGGCGATCACCGCGGCCACCAAGTCCGGCACCAACGAGTTCCATGGCGAGGCCTTCTATCGCTACACCGACCAGGATCTACGCGACAAGCGTCCGGACGAGGCGAACGGCAAGATCGATTCGCAGACCAAGGAATACGGCTTCGCGCTGGGCGGCCCGATCATCCAGGACCGCATGCACTTCTTCGTCGCCTACGAAGGCAAGGAGAACGTGGTGCCCAAGAGCGTGCAGGCGGACAACACGGCGCAGCCGTACGTCGGCTTGCTGCCGTCCAATCTGTCGAGCCAGTTCGGCGCGGCCAACATGCCGTTCACCGAGGACCTGTACTTCGGCAAGATCGATTTCGAGCCGACCGACCGCGATCGCATCGAACTGAGCGGCCAGTACCGCGACGAGACCCAGACCGGCAACGTCGGCGGCACCAGCACGCCGGAGCACGGCACCGACAAGATCAACAAGGACAAGCGCGCCAACATCCGTTGGCAGCACAGTGCCGACAATTGGTTCAACGAGTTGATCGTCGGCACCGAAGATTCGGAGAACAACCCGAATCCGAAGAGCATCGGCAACGGCATCGTCTACAAGTACCTGGCTCCCCGCGCCGGCTCCACCGACGTGGACGAGTACACCTTCCTGGAGACCGGCTCCGCCGGCGGTTTGAACGTGCAGCGCAAGAGCCAGAAGGGCTGGTTCCTGCAGAACGACCTGACCTTCACCAGCTTCCAGTGGCACGGCGAGCACACCATCAAGATGGGCGTCAGCTACAAGGACATCAAGCTGACCTCGCAGGATGCGGCCGCGCTCAACCCGCAGTTCAGCTATGCGGTCAACAGCAGTGGCGTGGCCGCCACGCCGTACCGCGTGGACTACGTCGCGCCCTACAACACGCCCGGCCAGAAGGCTACGGTGGAGTCGCCGTCCAAGCAGTACGGCATCTACATCCAGGACGACTGGGCGGCCACCGACAAGCTGATGATCAACGTCGGCGTGCGTTGGGACTACGAAGACAGCCCGGCCTACACCGACTTCGTCACCTCGCAGGCCTTTGTCAATGCGCTGTACTCCGACGATCCGGCCAACCCGGGCCAGCCCTGGGCCAACCGCCTGCTGCCCAGCGGCATCAATGCCGCCGACTACATCAGCACCGGCCGTAACCGCAAGAATTTCAAGGATGGCTGGGCGCCGCGCCTGGGCTTCTCCTACGACTTCTTCGGCGACGAGAGTGCGGTGCTGCACGGCGGTGCTGGCCGCTCCTACGATCGCAATCTGTTCGAACAGCTGGCGCTGGAAACCAGCAAGGCCGCGTTGTCGCCGGTCGCGGTGTACTTCCAGAACCCGGCCACCGGTCAGTGCTACCGCAGCGACCGCGTCTGCACCGCGTGGGATCCGCGCTACCTCAATGGCGTGGATCAGCTGAACACCATCCCCGGCGTCAGTGGCAGCGCCGAGCTGTTCATGTTCAACAACCACCTGAAGACGCCGTACAGCGACCAGTACAGCATCGGCATCACCAATCAGGTCGGTGACTGGCAGACCGACGTCACCTTCCAGCGCATCCTCAGCTACGACGGTTTCGCGATGTCGCTGATCAACCGCTATCCGAACGGCGCCTACTTCCAGAACGGCAGTGCGCCGTGGGGCGAGCCGGTGCCGGGCTACCAGAACACGATCATCGGTATGAACGGCCTGGAGCAGCGCAGCAGCCAGGTGCTGCTGTCGGCCGACAAGCCGTACACCAAGGAATCGGGCTGGGGCCTGACCCTGTCCTACACCCACACCAGCGCGCGTCAGAACCGCAACATCGACGAGCCGTACGCGTTCGACAAGGCGACCATCCACGACTATCCGTTCGTGAAGTCCGATGCCGTGTCGGCGCACCGCTTCGTCGCGTCCGGCTCGATCGATGGCCCGTGGGGCCTGACCTTCGGTGCCAAGGTGGTGCTGGCGACGCCGGAACCGATCAACACCATCGCCTGCTACGGCCACACCGATGCGGACGGCGCGACCTGCCAGCAGGTGGCGGCGGTGCCGCCAGGCAGCGGCAAGTTCCTGGTCGGCGGCAAGATCTGGGGCTACCGTACGGTCGATTTCCAGGCGACCAAGGACTTCACCGTGTACAACGACTTCAAGTTGACCGCACGCGTGAACCTGCTCAATGCCTTCAACTTCAAGAACTACGCGTCGTACTCGTACAACGATTTCGGTTCCGATGGGCGTTTCGATCCGAACATCACCATCAACAAGACCGGCGACATCATGTACGTGCCGCGCACCGTGACCTTCGAGATCGGCGCCAAGTTCTGA
- a CDS encoding tryptophan halogenase family protein, whose amino-acid sequence MIAAPLRNLVIVGGGTAGWMAAAALARVLGPDYRITLIESEQIGIVGVGEATVPHIKAFNNLLGINEAEFVRHTQGSFKLGIEFADWQRPGTSYVHGFGTEIGHPLGLLPFQQYWFKQALAGKAKPLGAYTLNTVAAKRDRFMTSATDVPPNSPLANIAYAYHFDAALYAGFLRRYAEQRGVTRREGIVEEVQLHPESGDVLSVRLASGDTIAGDLFIDCSGFRGLLIEQALHTGYHDFSHWLPCDRALAVPCAKIGPPTPYTRATARAAGWQWRIPLQHRTGNGYVYCSAHISDDEAAATLLANLDGPALADPRPLRFVTGRRKQVWNRNVVALGLASGFMEPLESTSIHLIQSGISKLLELFPREGISPVLVRRYNERIAFEFDRIRDFLLLHYHATERDDSAFWRHCRSMPITPELQETLGLFRDSGRFYRNGDEMFAEISWVQVMVGQGILPRAYHPLVDQVPQADLERFMASVEQTIGHCADAMPPHQAFIDRYCAAKPA is encoded by the coding sequence ATGATCGCCGCCCCTCTCCGCAACCTGGTCATCGTCGGCGGCGGCACCGCCGGCTGGATGGCCGCTGCCGCGCTGGCGCGTGTGCTGGGCCCCGACTACCGCATCACCTTGATCGAGTCCGAGCAGATCGGCATCGTCGGCGTCGGCGAGGCCACCGTGCCGCACATCAAGGCCTTCAACAATCTGCTCGGCATCAACGAGGCCGAGTTCGTGCGCCACACCCAGGGCAGCTTCAAGCTCGGCATCGAGTTCGCCGACTGGCAACGCCCCGGCACGTCCTACGTGCACGGCTTCGGCACCGAGATCGGGCATCCGCTCGGGCTGCTGCCGTTCCAGCAGTACTGGTTCAAGCAGGCGCTGGCCGGCAAGGCGAAGCCGCTGGGCGCCTATACGCTCAACACCGTCGCCGCCAAGCGCGACCGGTTCATGACCTCGGCCACGGATGTGCCGCCAAATTCCCCGCTGGCCAACATCGCCTACGCCTACCATTTCGATGCGGCACTGTATGCGGGCTTCCTGCGCCGCTACGCCGAACAGCGCGGGGTGACCCGGCGCGAGGGCATCGTCGAGGAGGTGCAATTGCATCCCGAATCCGGCGACGTGCTTTCGGTGCGCCTGGCGTCGGGCGACACGATCGCCGGCGACCTGTTCATCGATTGCTCCGGCTTCCGCGGTCTGCTGATCGAGCAGGCGCTGCACACCGGCTACCACGATTTCAGCCATTGGCTGCCGTGCGATCGCGCGCTGGCGGTGCCTTGCGCCAAGATCGGTCCGCCCACGCCCTACACCCGCGCCACCGCGCGCGCGGCCGGCTGGCAGTGGCGCATTCCGCTGCAGCACCGCACCGGCAACGGCTATGTGTACTGCAGCGCGCACATCAGCGACGACGAGGCCGCGGCTACGCTGCTGGCCAACCTCGACGGCCCGGCCCTGGCCGATCCGCGCCCGCTGCGCTTCGTCACCGGCCGCCGCAAGCAGGTGTGGAACCGCAACGTGGTCGCGCTGGGCCTGGCCAGCGGCTTCATGGAACCGCTGGAATCGACCAGCATCCACCTGATCCAGTCCGGCATTTCCAAGCTGCTGGAACTGTTCCCGCGCGAGGGCATCAGCCCGGTGCTGGTGCGGCGCTACAACGAGCGCATCGCGTTCGAATTCGACCGCATCCGCGACTTCCTGCTGCTGCACTACCACGCCACCGAACGCGACGACAGCGCGTTCTGGCGGCACTGCCGCAGCATGCCGATCACCCCGGAACTGCAGGAGACGCTGGGGCTGTTCCGCGACAGCGGCCGCTTCTACCGCAACGGCGACGAGATGTTCGCCGAGATCAGCTGGGTGCAGGTGATGGTCGGGCAGGGCATCCTACCGCGTGCCTACCACCCGCTGGTGGACCAGGTGCCGCAGGCCGACCTGGAGCGCTTCATGGCCAGCGTCGAGCAGACCATCGGCCATTGCGCCGACGCGATGCCGCCGCACCAGGCCTTCATCGACCGCTACTGCGCGGCCAAGCCTGCGTAA
- the pyrF gene encoding orotidine-5'-phosphate decarboxylase, producing the protein MSRAPLPLTPRERLIFALDVPGRSEALEWIERLGDAVAFYKIGMELLASGEYFDVLDTLAGRGKRVFVDLKFFDIPATVGGVIRRLSQWPVDYCTIHGWHPPMMQAAAEANGSDMRLLAVTVLTSMGRADLASMGIDRAPEDVVVERALAAQAAGIDGVIASGQEAAPIRRATGAGFSIVCPGIRPDGPVGDDQQRTVGVAQAFADGADAIVVGRPIRQAADPRAAAEAIQQEIAATLAGRTGH; encoded by the coding sequence GTGAGCCGCGCGCCGCTGCCACTGACGCCGCGCGAGCGCCTGATCTTCGCCCTCGACGTGCCCGGGCGCAGCGAGGCGCTGGAGTGGATCGAGCGGCTCGGCGACGCGGTGGCGTTCTACAAGATCGGCATGGAACTGCTGGCCTCCGGCGAGTACTTCGACGTGCTGGACACGCTGGCCGGGCGCGGCAAGCGGGTGTTCGTGGACCTGAAGTTCTTCGACATCCCGGCCACGGTGGGCGGGGTGATCCGGCGGCTGTCGCAGTGGCCGGTGGACTACTGCACCATCCACGGCTGGCACCCGCCGATGATGCAGGCCGCGGCCGAGGCCAACGGCAGCGACATGCGCCTGCTGGCGGTGACCGTACTGACCTCGATGGGCCGCGCTGACCTGGCCTCGATGGGCATCGACCGCGCGCCCGAAGACGTGGTGGTGGAACGTGCGCTGGCCGCGCAGGCAGCCGGCATCGACGGCGTGATCGCCTCCGGCCAGGAAGCCGCACCGATCCGCCGCGCCACCGGCGCCGGCTTCTCCATCGTCTGCCCGGGCATCCGCCCGGACGGTCCGGTCGGCGATGACCAGCAGCGCACGGTGGGCGTGGCCCAGGCCTTCGCCGACGGCGCCGATGCGATCGTGGTCGGCCGGCCGATCCGCCAGGCCGCCGACCCGCGTGCCGCGGCCGAGGCGATCCAGCAGGAAATCGCCGCGACGCTGGCTGGCCGCACCGGCCATTGA
- a CDS encoding 5'-nucleotidase, lipoprotein e(P4) family, with protein sequence MTPIARTALACAVLALSACKPQTQVADPAAKPAATASAAASAAATPGAADDNLNAVLWMQRSAEYQALAEQTYRAAADRLDAALKEPNWDALVPEERGNAATGLKPAVVMDVDETVLDNSPYQARLIRNGKEYDEVTWDQWVAEKKAKPIPGVVDFAKAATAKGVTVLYVTNRAVHLTDATLANLRSAGLPVADNSVLLGLGTVVKDCEQNGSEKNCRRKLVGQQYRVLMQFGDQLGDFAQVVANTPEGRAQLLQQYHDWFGERWWMLPNPSYGSWEPALFNNDFTQSRAARHQAKVQALELAQ encoded by the coding sequence ATGACTCCGATCGCCCGCACCGCACTGGCCTGCGCCGTGCTCGCCCTGTCCGCCTGCAAGCCGCAGACACAGGTCGCCGACCCTGCCGCCAAGCCGGCCGCCACGGCGTCTGCCGCCGCGTCCGCTGCGGCCACGCCCGGTGCGGCCGACGACAATCTCAACGCGGTGCTGTGGATGCAGCGCTCGGCCGAGTACCAGGCCCTGGCCGAGCAGACCTATCGCGCCGCCGCCGACCGCCTGGATGCCGCGCTGAAGGAACCGAACTGGGACGCGCTGGTGCCGGAGGAGCGCGGCAACGCCGCCACCGGGTTGAAACCGGCAGTGGTGATGGACGTGGACGAAACGGTGCTGGACAACTCGCCCTACCAGGCGCGCCTGATCCGCAACGGCAAGGAGTACGACGAGGTCACCTGGGACCAGTGGGTCGCCGAGAAGAAGGCCAAGCCGATCCCCGGCGTGGTCGATTTCGCCAAGGCCGCCACCGCCAAGGGCGTCACCGTGCTGTACGTGACCAACCGCGCCGTGCACCTGACCGACGCGACCCTGGCCAACCTGCGCAGCGCCGGCCTGCCGGTGGCCGACAACAGCGTGCTGCTGGGCCTGGGCACGGTGGTCAAGGATTGCGAGCAGAACGGCTCGGAGAAGAACTGCCGGCGCAAGCTGGTCGGCCAGCAATACCGCGTGCTGATGCAGTTCGGCGACCAGCTCGGCGATTTCGCGCAGGTGGTGGCCAACACCCCGGAAGGCCGCGCGCAGTTGCTGCAGCAGTACCACGACTGGTTCGGCGAGCGCTGGTGGATGCTGCCCAACCCCAGCTACGGCTCCTGGGAACCGGCGCTGTTCAACAACGACTTCACCCAGTCGCGGGCCGCGCGCCACCAGGCCAAGGTGCAGGCGCTGGAGCTGGCGCAGTGA